In Winkia neuii, a genomic segment contains:
- the speC gene encoding ornithine decarboxylase produces the protein MSSLAKQGKVALSSTLFEKENEFVPTDREVVRVEDTDYTDVSVVILEGEDLTNGTLQEITETGWGIPVFTVAGNKSPESFEGIYGAISADAGQSAFYGRKVEEAARKYEDKILPPFFGSLVKYHEKGFTAFDCPGHQGGQFYRKHPAGRRFFDFYGDNVFRTDLCNADVSMGDLLIHDGPPAAATQNAAKIFNADNTWFILNGTSASNQVVLNALLTPGDLVLFDRNNHKSVHLGALTQAGADPVYLETGRNAFGLIGGIDSHCFEEDYLRERIAKVNPEKKDAKRPFRLAVIQLGTYDGTIYNARQVVDRIGHLCDYILFDSAWVGYEQWIPMMAPCSPMKLELGPEDPGIIVTQSVHKQQAGFSQASQIHKKDSHIKDQDRYVNFDQFNASYMMHASTSPYYPLFASLDVNAQMHANGNGEKLWADAIRVGIETRKMILRNCHLIKPFVPPTVDGKAWEDADTEEIAKERKYFEFVPGESWHGFDSYEEGQYFVDPMKLLLTTPGLINKTGGFEYEDFGIPANILCYYLRTQNFIPEKNDLNSILFLMTPAETLSKMEDLVAALVRFEKLVEEDAPLSEVLPDIYAANRDRYEGYTIRQLCQEMHDFYKDRTVAQLQKDMFREEHFPKAATSPQKANFAFLRGQIDFIPIEEAEGRVAAEGALPYPPGIICVAPGEVWGDSQLKYFMALEEGINVLPGFAPELQGVHMVTEEDGRQRAYGYVLKEEALKEN, from the coding sequence GTGAGTTCTTTGGCCAAACAGGGCAAAGTAGCGCTTAGCTCGACACTGTTTGAGAAAGAGAATGAATTCGTTCCGACCGACCGCGAAGTGGTACGTGTCGAGGACACCGACTACACCGATGTATCCGTAGTCATTTTGGAAGGTGAAGACCTAACCAACGGGACTCTACAAGAGATCACAGAGACCGGATGGGGCATTCCCGTATTCACTGTCGCCGGTAACAAGTCTCCAGAGTCTTTCGAAGGCATTTATGGGGCTATCTCTGCCGACGCCGGCCAGTCCGCTTTCTACGGCCGCAAGGTTGAAGAAGCGGCCCGTAAGTACGAGGACAAGATCCTGCCCCCGTTCTTCGGCTCCCTAGTGAAGTACCACGAGAAGGGCTTCACCGCATTTGACTGCCCCGGCCACCAGGGCGGCCAGTTCTACCGCAAGCACCCTGCCGGACGCCGTTTCTTCGACTTCTACGGCGACAACGTGTTCCGCACCGACCTTTGCAACGCTGACGTTTCAATGGGTGACCTGCTGATCCACGATGGCCCGCCGGCTGCTGCAACCCAGAATGCTGCCAAGATTTTCAACGCTGACAATACTTGGTTCATTCTGAACGGTACTTCTGCTTCTAACCAGGTTGTGCTGAACGCCCTGCTCACCCCCGGTGATCTGGTACTGTTCGACCGCAACAACCACAAGTCGGTTCACCTTGGTGCACTGACCCAGGCTGGCGCAGACCCCGTTTACCTAGAGACCGGCCGTAACGCCTTCGGCCTGATCGGTGGCATCGATTCGCACTGCTTCGAAGAGGATTACCTGCGCGAGCGCATCGCCAAGGTTAACCCCGAAAAGAAGGATGCGAAGCGTCCGTTCCGCCTCGCTGTCATCCAGCTAGGCACCTACGACGGCACCATCTACAACGCACGTCAGGTAGTTGACCGCATTGGTCACCTGTGCGATTACATCCTGTTCGACTCCGCATGGGTCGGATACGAGCAGTGGATCCCAATGATGGCTCCGTGCTCACCGATGAAACTGGAGCTTGGACCGGAGGATCCGGGCATCATCGTCACCCAGTCTGTGCACAAGCAGCAGGCCGGCTTCTCGCAGGCCTCGCAGATCCACAAGAAGGATTCGCACATCAAGGACCAGGATCGTTACGTCAACTTCGACCAGTTCAACGCGTCCTACATGATGCACGCCTCGACCAGCCCCTACTACCCGCTCTTCGCCTCCTTGGACGTGAACGCTCAGATGCACGCCAACGGCAACGGCGAGAAGCTCTGGGCAGACGCTATTCGCGTCGGTATCGAGACCCGCAAGATGATTTTGCGGAACTGCCACCTGATAAAGCCGTTCGTGCCGCCGACTGTGGACGGCAAGGCTTGGGAAGATGCAGATACCGAGGAGATCGCGAAGGAACGCAAGTACTTCGAGTTCGTTCCCGGCGAGTCCTGGCACGGCTTCGATTCCTATGAAGAGGGCCAGTACTTCGTTGACCCGATGAAGCTGCTGCTGACCACTCCCGGCCTGATCAACAAGACCGGCGGCTTCGAGTACGAGGACTTCGGCATTCCTGCCAATATCCTCTGCTACTACCTGCGCACCCAGAACTTCATCCCGGAGAAGAACGACCTCAACTCGATTCTGTTCCTGATGACTCCGGCCGAGACCCTCTCTAAGATGGAGGACTTGGTTGCTGCTCTGGTTCGCTTCGAAAAGCTCGTGGAAGAGGACGCTCCGCTTTCGGAGGTTCTGCCCGACATTTACGCCGCCAACCGCGACCGTTACGAGGGCTACACCATCCGTCAGCTGTGCCAGGAGATGCACGACTTCTACAAGGACCGCACCGTGGCCCAGCTGCAGAAGGACATGTTCCGCGAGGAGCACTTCCCGAAGGCAGCTACCTCCCCGCAGAAGGCAAACTTCGCCTTCCTGCGTGGCCAGATCGACTTCATTCCGATCGAAGAGGCCGAAGGCCGCGTCGCTGCCGAGGGCGCTCTGCCCTACCCTCCGGGCATCATCTGTGTTGCTCCGGGCGAGGTTTGGGGAGACTCCCAGCTCAAGTACTTCATGGCACTTGAGGAAGGCATCAACGTTCTGCCCGGATTCGCTCCCGAGCTCCAGGGTGTCCACATGGTCACCGAGGAAGACGGCCGCCAGCGCGCCTACGGCTACGTGCTGAAGGAAGAAGCGCTCAAGGAAAACTAA
- the potE gene encoding putrescine-ornithine antiporter — MSDTKSAPDKKRMSVVQLTVLTMVNMMGSGIIMLPTKLAQVGTISILSWIITAGGATLLAYAFAKAGRYTKKPGGMGGYAEYTFGKSGNFLTNFAYFISLVIANIAIAISAVGYALSLFQVDTDKMSNGPLLVGVLTIVTLWLATVLNFGGARITGQLSTFTIWGVIIPVAGISIIGWFWFSGHMWVNAWNPHHMGTFPAISASIAMTLWGFLGIESASANSDSVENPEKNVPLAVMGGCLGAAAMYIVSTNVMFGIVDYKALANSNGPFGLAFSQMFNPTIGKIVLAMMVISCFGSLLGWQFTIAQVARSLALEGMMPKAFTKVTKANAPIVGMVIITIAQTLLSLMTISPSLSEQFEVLVNLAVITNVVPYILCMGSLMVMQKVSNVPRREARITNIVAIIAGIYSCYALYTAGESAMMGGALVFFFSFLLFGLAAPKVMDLKGYKHEVDENSRLSDHYDPKKDDLLTEGSSKVEGGAEAL, encoded by the coding sequence ATGTCAGACACTAAGAGCGCTCCTGATAAGAAGCGCATGAGCGTAGTGCAGCTCACGGTGCTCACCATGGTTAACATGATGGGCTCGGGCATCATTATGCTCCCCACCAAGCTAGCCCAAGTCGGTACGATCTCGATTCTGTCGTGGATCATCACCGCTGGTGGCGCGACTTTGTTGGCGTACGCATTCGCAAAAGCCGGACGTTACACCAAGAAGCCGGGCGGCATGGGCGGCTATGCAGAATACACATTCGGCAAGTCCGGTAACTTCCTAACCAACTTCGCCTACTTCATCTCGTTGGTTATCGCTAACATCGCAATTGCGATCTCGGCGGTTGGCTACGCCCTCAGCCTTTTCCAGGTTGACACCGACAAGATGAGCAACGGCCCGCTGTTGGTTGGCGTTCTTACCATTGTGACCCTGTGGCTAGCTACCGTGCTCAACTTCGGTGGCGCTCGCATTACCGGCCAGCTGTCGACCTTCACTATCTGGGGCGTGATCATTCCCGTCGCAGGTATCTCGATCATCGGCTGGTTCTGGTTCAGCGGCCACATGTGGGTAAACGCATGGAACCCGCACCACATGGGTACTTTCCCCGCTATCAGCGCATCTATTGCAATGACCCTGTGGGGCTTCCTGGGCATCGAGTCGGCGTCCGCAAACTCGGACTCCGTCGAGAACCCCGAGAAGAACGTACCGCTAGCGGTTATGGGTGGCTGCTTGGGTGCAGCTGCCATGTACATCGTTTCCACTAACGTCATGTTCGGTATTGTCGATTACAAGGCCCTTGCTAACTCCAACGGCCCGTTCGGCCTAGCGTTCTCGCAGATGTTCAACCCGACCATCGGCAAGATCGTGCTGGCAATGATGGTTATCTCCTGCTTCGGCTCCCTGCTGGGCTGGCAGTTCACCATCGCCCAGGTGGCCCGTTCGCTGGCTCTGGAAGGCATGATGCCGAAGGCCTTCACCAAGGTCACCAAGGCAAACGCACCTATCGTTGGCATGGTAATCATTACCATCGCTCAGACGCTGCTGTCGCTGATGACAATCAGCCCAAGTTTGTCCGAGCAGTTCGAGGTGTTGGTCAACCTGGCGGTTATCACCAACGTGGTCCCGTACATCCTCTGCATGGGCTCGTTGATGGTAATGCAGAAGGTCTCCAACGTTCCTCGTCGCGAAGCGCGCATCACCAATATCGTCGCAATTATTGCTGGTATTTACTCGTGCTACGCGCTCTACACTGCAGGCGAATCTGCGATGATGGGCGGCGCCCTCGTCTTCTTCTTCAGCTTCTTGCTGTTCGGTCTTGCAGCTCCCAAGGTCATGGACCTGAAGGGCTACAAGCACGAGGTAGACGAGAACTCCAGGCTCTCTGACCACTACGACCCCAAGAAGGACGATCTACTCACAGAAGGTTCTTCCAAGGTAGAAGGTGGCGCAGAAGCCCTATAG